From a region of the Canis lupus dingo isolate Sandy chromosome 5, ASM325472v2, whole genome shotgun sequence genome:
- the DYNLRB2 gene encoding dynein light chain roadblock-type 2, whose amino-acid sequence MAEVEETLKRIQSHKGVIGTMVVNAEGIPIRTTLDNSTTVQYAGLLHQLTMKAKSTVRDIDPQNDLTFLRIRSKKHEIMVAPDKEYLLIVIQNPCE is encoded by the exons ATG GCAGAGGTGGAGGAAACCCTAAAGAGGATCCAGAGCCATAAAGGGGTCATTGGAACTATGGTCGTAAATGCAGAAG GCATCCCTATTCGAACAACGTTGGACAACTCAACAACGGTTCAATATGCAGGTCTTCTTCACCAGCTGACGATGAAAGCCAAGAGCACAGTACGTGACATTGATCCTCAGAACGACCTCACTTTTCTTAGGATCAGATCAAAGAAACATGAAATCATGGTAGCCCCAG ATAAAGAATATCTTTTGATTGTCATTCAGAACCCATGTGAATAG